From a single Elusimicrobiales bacterium genomic region:
- the radC gene encoding DNA repair protein RadC, which yields MQPERPPHLQHRQRLRGLVRRYFLDEVKEKPSITTPEDAAGYCRASLEGERDEIFEVIYLTTRNTVIACDRIAEGTIDRAAISPRKVVEYAISRRAAAMIFVHNHPSGDPTPSHEDVNLTHELIKAASTLGLRVHDHIIVGKGGYFSFKSSGLLDKEKLP from the coding sequence ATGCAGCCTGAGCGCCCCCCCCATCTCCAGCACCGGCAGCGGCTGCGCGGCCTGGTGCGCCGCTATTTTCTGGACGAGGTAAAGGAAAAACCCAGCATCACCACCCCTGAGGACGCCGCCGGCTACTGCCGCGCCTCGCTGGAAGGCGAGCGCGACGAGATTTTTGAAGTCATCTATCTCACCACCCGCAATACCGTCATCGCCTGCGACCGCATAGCCGAAGGCACCATAGACCGCGCCGCCATTTCCCCGCGCAAGGTGGTGGAATACGCCATCTCCCGCCGGGCGGCGGCGATGATATTCGTGCATAACCATCCCTCCGGCGACCCGACGCCTTCCCACGAGGATGTAAATCTCACTCACGAGCTTATCAAGGCCGCCTCCACGCTGGGGTTGCGGGTGCACGACCATATAATCGTGGGCAAGGGCGGGTATTTCAGCTTCAAAAGCAGCGGCCTGCTGGACAAGGAGAAATTGCCGTGA
- a CDS encoding pseudouridine synthase, with product MTCILFNKPYGAVSQFRPLAGHKSLAEFGFPKGVYPAGRLDHDSEGLLLLTSDGMLQHRLCNPKFAHPRVYWAQVERVPAPEVFEKLARGITLSDGPCRPARARLIADPGLPPRDPPVRFRKTVPTAWVEIELREGRNRQARRMLAAAGHPVLRLFRCKIGPLDAAGLEPGRWRPLAPEETARLRAFAGKEFL from the coding sequence ATGACCTGCATATTGTTCAACAAGCCTTACGGCGCGGTGTCGCAGTTTAGGCCGCTGGCGGGGCATAAATCCCTAGCGGAGTTCGGTTTTCCGAAGGGCGTCTACCCCGCGGGCCGGCTGGACCATGACAGCGAGGGGCTGCTGCTGCTCACCTCGGACGGGATGTTGCAGCACAGGCTTTGCAATCCGAAATTCGCGCATCCGCGCGTCTACTGGGCGCAGGTGGAGCGGGTTCCCGCCCCGGAGGTTTTTGAGAAACTGGCGCGCGGCATAACCCTTTCAGACGGCCCCTGCCGCCCTGCCCGCGCCCGCCTGATTGCGGACCCGGGCCTTCCCCCCCGCGACCCGCCGGTGCGTTTCAGGAAAACCGTGCCCACCGCCTGGGTGGAAATTGAATTGCGCGAGGGCCGCAACCGCCAGGCCAGGCGCATGCTGGCAGCCGCCGGCCATCCGGTGCTGCGGCTGTTCCGCTGCAAAATCGGCCCGCTGGATGCCGCCGGGCTGGAGCCGGGCCGCTGGCGTCCGCTGGCCCCGGAGGAAACCGCGCGGCTGCGCGCATTCGCCGGAAAGGAGTTCTTGTGA
- a CDS encoding phosphatase PAP2 family protein — MARGAERAAAIAPAPLQGSAEDKADMEVLLQWQNRRTAAQCAAAKSQYDGTFEQMFGDISPFPLTPQAAEFLNRVGWDAGLAAENFKQRYKRPRPFNRPGGPHSCIGWVGGYAYPSGHATLSRVFALLLCDVAPERREQFMARADEAALYRVISGVHHPSDIAAGKELGAQVYARLLEAPGFASGLEMLRGLAAKR; from the coding sequence ATGGCCCGCGGCGCGGAACGCGCCGCCGCAATCGCGCCCGCGCCGCTTCAGGGTTCCGCAGAGGACAAGGCCGATATGGAAGTCCTGCTGCAATGGCAGAACAGGCGCACCGCCGCGCAGTGCGCCGCCGCGAAGTCGCAGTATGACGGCACGTTTGAACAGATGTTCGGCGACATAAGCCCCTTCCCGCTCACCCCGCAGGCGGCGGAGTTTCTGAACCGCGTGGGCTGGGACGCCGGCCTTGCGGCGGAAAATTTCAAGCAGCGCTACAAGCGCCCGCGGCCTTTCAACAGGCCGGGCGGGCCGCATTCCTGCATAGGCTGGGTGGGCGGCTACGCCTATCCCAGCGGCCATGCCACGTTGTCGCGGGTGTTCGCGTTGCTGCTTTGCGATGTCGCGCCGGAACGGAGGGAGCAGTTCATGGCCCGCGCGGACGAGGCCGCGCTTTACCGCGTTATCTCCGGCGTGCATCATCCCTCCGACATAGCCGCCGGCAAGGAACTTGGCGCGCAGGTCTATGCCCGGCTGCTTGAAGCCCCCGGCTTTGCCTCCGGGCTGGAGATGCTGCGCGGACTTGCCGCCAAACGCTGA
- the mutL gene encoding DNA mismatch repair endonuclease MutL: protein MGKIHVLAPEIIEKIAAGEVVERPASVLKELLENAVDAGAKTINIDFEDAGRALIRVNDDGCGMEAGDLERAVLRHATSKISAYEDLDSLCTFGFRGEALYATAAVSRLAVSTCARGENMRGARITVEGGKLLSRTEAPPVPGTTVEVRDLFFNVPARLKFLKSAGTERSHLLRAAEECILANAGIAFNVRADGSDIYCVPAGAALAERAAIVLGEAVSSGMICADDGAAGIAALVSAPDKMPATRALQYFFVNRRPVNCKTLSQALYRAYEGYRPKTQHPACVLFIELPPSEFDVNIHPQKRDVRFKNESRIFKSVANAVSGAVIGGAAPPPALPPEAAGRAAPPRLEEETPPSRVSLEEISMLMGGAAREAAPSVRETEHGVVIEGFSQSEQDPDWWKPPYRHLGQIHGSYLVYECADGMIVVDQHAAQERVFYEEYLRQLSARMPVVQRLMLPVIVDVSASVAEAVMSWQQYLCEAGFEIEQSGPAELMVRSVPSVFHFSDADIGDFITRFAQTAPEPQPQEQARREAVAMAACKRAVKAGDRLSPPEAMRLIYDLKSCREGLICPHGRPTMITLESGELARRFKRPKSPY, encoded by the coding sequence ATGGGAAAAATACATGTTCTCGCGCCGGAAATAATAGAGAAAATCGCCGCGGGCGAGGTGGTGGAGCGTCCCGCCAGCGTCCTTAAGGAACTGCTGGAAAACGCGGTTGACGCCGGCGCAAAAACAATCAATATAGATTTTGAGGACGCGGGGCGCGCCCTCATCCGCGTCAACGACGATGGCTGCGGCATGGAAGCCGGCGATTTGGAGCGCGCCGTCCTGCGCCATGCCACAAGCAAAATCAGCGCCTACGAGGATTTGGACAGCCTTTGCACTTTCGGCTTTCGCGGCGAGGCGCTGTATGCCACAGCCGCGGTTTCGCGCCTGGCCGTTTCAACCTGCGCGCGCGGGGAAAACATGCGCGGCGCCCGGATAACCGTGGAGGGCGGCAAACTGCTCTCCCGGACCGAGGCCCCGCCGGTTCCGGGGACCACTGTTGAGGTGCGGGATTTGTTTTTCAACGTCCCCGCCCGGCTGAAATTTCTCAAAAGCGCCGGGACCGAGCGTTCCCACCTGCTGCGCGCGGCGGAGGAATGCATACTGGCCAACGCGGGCATTGCCTTCAATGTCCGCGCCGACGGCAGCGACATTTACTGCGTCCCCGCCGGCGCCGCGCTGGCCGAGCGCGCCGCCATAGTGCTTGGCGAGGCTGTTTCCTCCGGCATGATTTGCGCCGATGACGGGGCCGCCGGGATTGCGGCGCTTGTAAGCGCGCCGGATAAAATGCCCGCCACGCGCGCGCTGCAATATTTTTTCGTCAACAGAAGGCCGGTGAACTGCAAAACGCTTTCCCAGGCGCTTTACAGGGCTTACGAGGGCTACAGGCCCAAAACCCAGCATCCGGCCTGCGTGCTGTTCATTGAATTGCCGCCGTCCGAGTTTGACGTCAATATCCATCCACAGAAGCGGGATGTCCGCTTCAAAAACGAGAGCCGCATTTTCAAGTCCGTGGCCAACGCGGTTTCCGGCGCGGTGATAGGCGGGGCTGCCCCGCCGCCGGCTTTGCCTCCGGAGGCCGCCGGGCGCGCGGCCCCCCCTCGGCTTGAGGAGGAAACGCCCCCTTCCCGTGTTTCGCTTGAGGAAATATCCATGCTCATGGGCGGCGCTGCGCGGGAAGCCGCGCCTTCCGTACGCGAGACGGAGCATGGCGTTGTCATAGAGGGGTTTTCGCAATCGGAGCAGGACCCGGACTGGTGGAAGCCGCCGTACCGCCATCTGGGCCAGATACACGGCAGCTATCTGGTTTACGAGTGCGCGGACGGCATGATAGTAGTGGACCAGCATGCCGCGCAGGAGCGCGTTTTTTACGAGGAGTATCTGCGCCAGCTTTCGGCCAGAATGCCGGTGGTGCAGCGGCTTATGCTGCCGGTGATAGTGGACGTGTCCGCCAGCGTGGCGGAGGCCGTCATGTCCTGGCAGCAGTATCTTTGCGAGGCGGGTTTTGAAATAGAGCAGTCCGGCCCGGCGGAGCTTATGGTGCGCTCGGTCCCGTCGGTGTTTCATTTTTCCGACGCGGATATCGGGGATTTTATAACCCGTTTCGCCCAGACCGCGCCGGAGCCGCAGCCGCAGGAGCAGGCCCGCCGCGAGGCCGTGGCCATGGCGGCCTGCAAACGCGCCGTCAAGGCCGGCGACAGGCTGTCTCCGCCGGAGGCAATGCGCCTGATTTACGATTTGAAATCCTGCCGCGAGGGCCTCATCTGCCCGCATGGCCGCCCCACCATGATAACCCTGGAAAGCGGCGAGCTTGCCCGCCGCTTCAAACGCCCCAAATCGCCTTATTGA
- a CDS encoding MFS transporter, translating to MFEKLKKGLTPNIISLGIVSGLTDISSEMLYPLMPLFLRGVLGAPMSVVGLIEGCAEAVASLLKAGGGFWSDRAGRRKPFVVFGYGLSALSKPLLALAASWPFVLFARIVDRAGKGVRTPARDALVASSAPREHWGKAFGFHRAMDTAGAALGPAISLALLALLPKMGLRSDEAVYRAVFAIAFIPAALGVLVLVRRVGEAVPSAPASARTIPFWESVKSLSPRFWGFLLAYGIFSLGNSSDVFLLLKAKSMGFTAAHVIMAYIGYNIVYALCAAPAGWLSDKIGRRNTMIFGLAVFSAVYLGFGAARDARLVWLLFAAYGFYGAFNEGVAKAMVADFSGEHNRGAAMGVFQGVSGILAFAASLAAGILWDKIGPAAPFLLGAGCAAAAAAALLATRPHAA from the coding sequence ATGTTTGAAAAGTTGAAAAAAGGTCTGACTCCCAATATCATCAGCCTGGGCATAGTGAGCGGGCTCACCGACATTTCCAGCGAAATGCTGTATCCGCTGATGCCGCTTTTCCTGCGCGGCGTGCTGGGCGCGCCTATGAGCGTCGTCGGCCTGATAGAGGGCTGCGCGGAGGCTGTTGCCAGCCTGCTCAAGGCCGGCGGCGGCTTCTGGTCCGACCGTGCCGGGCGGCGCAAGCCTTTTGTCGTTTTCGGCTACGGCCTGTCCGCGCTGAGCAAGCCGCTGCTGGCGCTGGCGGCATCGTGGCCTTTCGTGCTGTTTGCCAGGATTGTTGACCGGGCGGGCAAGGGGGTGCGCACTCCGGCGCGGGATGCGCTGGTGGCCTCCTCCGCCCCGCGGGAGCATTGGGGCAAGGCTTTCGGCTTCCACCGCGCGATGGACACGGCGGGGGCGGCCCTGGGCCCGGCCATATCGCTGGCATTGCTTGCGCTTCTGCCGAAAATGGGGCTGCGCTCGGACGAGGCTGTTTACAGGGCCGTATTCGCCATTGCATTCATCCCGGCGGCGCTGGGCGTGCTTGTGCTGGTCAGGAGAGTGGGAGAGGCAGTCCCCTCCGCACCGGCGTCCGCGCGGACAATCCCGTTTTGGGAAAGCGTGAAATCTCTTTCGCCTCGGTTCTGGGGCTTTCTGCTGGCATACGGCATTTTCTCGCTGGGCAATTCCAGCGACGTGTTTTTGCTGCTCAAGGCGAAAAGCATGGGCTTTACCGCCGCGCACGTGATAATGGCCTATATCGGCTACAATATCGTTTATGCGCTGTGCGCCGCGCCGGCGGGCTGGCTGTCCGACAAAATCGGGCGCAGGAATACCATGATTTTCGGGCTTGCCGTTTTCTCCGCCGTGTATCTGGGTTTCGGCGCGGCGCGGGACGCGCGGCTTGTATGGCTGCTGTTTGCGGCCTACGGTTTCTACGGCGCTTTCAACGAGGGTGTCGCAAAGGCGATGGTGGCTGATTTCAGCGGCGAGCATAACAGGGGCGCGGCCATGGGCGTATTCCAGGGCGTTTCAGGAATTCTGGCGTTTGCGGCCAGTCTGGCCGCGGGGATTTTGTGGGATAAAATCGGCCCTGCCGCGCCTTTCCTGCTGGGCGCGGGCTGCGCGGCAGCCGCCGCCGCGGCGCTGCTGGCGACGAGGCCGCATGCAGCCTGA
- a CDS encoding L-serine ammonia-lyase, iron-sulfur-dependent, subunit alpha — protein MNILKELLEHQVYPAMGCTEPVSVALCAAHAAKALGKTPQTMQFTLDSGTYKNGMGVNLPNTGGEKGNLLAGVMGALLAAPERGMEILKAADPALARRAGRYISSGAARMSVASGKSDIYIEARLRAGKDRAACVISGAHTHVSRLEKNSRAIISSRAEHSKPAAYKAAMAKLTIEDMARLADKAGKEELDYIRSGVEMNLAASNAGMKLKKVGYYLMDLRRRGFLQNDVFSSSKILAACAADARMDGIALPVMSSGESGNQGIVAALIPYNVGRAFGVPERKIYKSICLSHLLNGYVKLFTGGLAPICGCAIAAGVGAAAAIVYQRRGPDAKALGLAVNNVVSDLGGMLCDGAKSGCALKVVSSADCAIRSAYMGMHGYGISEREGFVGETAEESIRNLAKISTAGMHMVDPTIVGIMLDKQARLRTGGPPRKSA, from the coding sequence GTGAACATATTAAAGGAATTGCTGGAGCATCAGGTTTACCCCGCCATGGGATGCACGGAGCCGGTGTCGGTCGCGCTGTGCGCGGCCCATGCGGCCAAAGCGTTGGGCAAAACCCCGCAAACGATGCAGTTCACGCTTGATTCGGGGACGTATAAAAACGGCATGGGCGTCAACCTGCCAAACACCGGCGGAGAGAAGGGCAATCTGCTGGCCGGCGTCATGGGCGCGCTGCTGGCCGCGCCGGAGCGCGGGATGGAAATACTCAAGGCCGCGGACCCCGCGCTGGCAAGGCGCGCGGGCCGCTATATCTCCTCCGGCGCGGCGCGCATGAGCGTGGCCTCCGGCAAAAGCGATATTTACATAGAGGCCCGCCTGCGCGCCGGCAAGGACAGGGCGGCGTGCGTCATTTCCGGCGCGCACACCCATGTGTCCCGCCTTGAGAAAAATTCCCGCGCCATAATAAGCTCGCGCGCGGAGCATTCCAAACCGGCGGCCTACAAAGCCGCCATGGCAAAGCTCACCATAGAGGACATGGCCCGGCTGGCGGACAAGGCGGGCAAAGAGGAGCTGGATTATATCCGCAGCGGCGTGGAGATGAATCTGGCCGCCTCCAATGCCGGCATGAAGCTCAAAAAAGTGGGCTATTACCTGATGGATTTGCGCCGCAGGGGTTTTTTGCAGAACGATGTTTTCTCCTCGTCCAAAATACTGGCGGCCTGCGCGGCGGACGCGCGCATGGACGGCATCGCCCTTCCGGTAATGTCCAGCGGCGAAAGCGGCAATCAGGGCATAGTGGCCGCGCTGATTCCTTATAACGTCGGCAGGGCCTTCGGCGTGCCGGAGCGGAAAATTTACAAAAGCATCTGCCTGTCGCATCTGTTAAACGGATACGTGAAACTATTCACCGGCGGGCTTGCGCCGATATGCGGCTGCGCCATCGCCGCAGGCGTCGGCGCGGCGGCGGCGATAGTTTATCAGCGGCGCGGGCCGGACGCGAAGGCGCTTGGCCTTGCGGTAAACAATGTCGTCAGCGATCTGGGCGGAATGCTCTGCGACGGGGCCAAAAGCGGCTGCGCGCTTAAAGTGGTCAGTTCCGCCGACTGCGCCATACGCTCGGCCTACATGGGAATGCACGGCTACGGCATAAGCGAGCGGGAGGGCTTTGTCGGCGAAACCGCGGAAGAAAGCATACGCAACCTTGCCAAAATCTCCACCGCCGGCATGCACATGGTTGACCCGACCATAGTGGGCATCATGCTGGACAAGCAGGCCCGCCTGCGGACAGGCGGCCCGCCGCGCAAATCCGCATAG
- the mutS gene encoding DNA mismatch repair protein MutS, producing MQNETLAETPLMKQYQAIKASYPHAIVFFRLGDFYEMFNDDARTASAALGLTLTARQNVPMCGIPYHSSPSYIAKLLKAGHKIAVCEQVSGDSADGRSKLFKREVVRLITPGTVIEDELLEASSSNYLACVEADVIGWGLACVEVSTGEFWAAQKIGDSDFKALVSVLARISPSEIAAERKTAAALEAVKGGAALTILPPYSGDTAAPQNWPSREIWANRQLALKAALRAARYVSENEPRLKDALVPSLREPASCLQMDESAVRTLELVESSSGGGRKHSLFGVLNHAATPMGARLLREWILQPLIDLPSIQARQNCVSEFCENAQSRQQLEQMLREMCDIERAISRVAAAGASPRDMGGLRRSLHSLDGFKAWFDKGGAAVAPRLWTRFEAAYPPLCEMRALLDQSLSDNPPQRVSDGGAIRDGYNAELDEARGFKKNARASLAGIEKRERERTQINTLKVGYNSVFGYYIEITKANVSRAPFDYVRKQTLVNAERFITEELKTLESKILGAEDRIAKLEKHLFDQLRAALAERISDFRSFARAAAEIDVYISLAKAARRGGWRRPEVDLSRDLEICDGRHPVVEAALPAGSFVPNSISIGDKEPQIMIITGPNMSGKSVYLRQNALIAVMAQMGGFVPAASARVGLVDRIMTRIGAHDALNRGESTFMVEMRETAVILKTATDRSLVLLDEVGRGTSTFDGISIAWAVVEGLRNPKGGPKTLFATHYFELTALEEKYPGIKNFNVDVREFANSSGKTEIVFLHKIAPGPADKSYGIHVAELAGLPPSCIMRARKMLEELESKAGVVSSGPPQLPMFEAENPVLGEIRSCEPEKLTPLEALHVIAEWKKRLS from the coding sequence ATGCAGAACGAGACACTGGCGGAGACCCCCCTGATGAAGCAGTATCAGGCGATAAAGGCGTCATACCCCCATGCCATTGTTTTTTTCCGGCTGGGCGATTTCTACGAGATGTTCAACGACGACGCCAGAACCGCCAGCGCGGCGCTGGGCCTGACGCTTACCGCCCGCCAGAACGTGCCGATGTGCGGCATCCCTTACCACTCCAGTCCGTCCTATATAGCCAAACTTCTGAAAGCCGGGCATAAAATCGCCGTGTGCGAGCAGGTCTCCGGCGATTCCGCGGACGGGCGCTCCAAGCTTTTCAAGCGCGAGGTGGTGCGCCTTATCACCCCCGGCACGGTCATTGAGGACGAGCTGCTGGAAGCGTCCAGTTCAAACTATCTGGCCTGCGTGGAGGCCGATGTTATCGGCTGGGGGCTGGCCTGCGTGGAGGTTTCCACCGGAGAGTTCTGGGCCGCCCAGAAAATCGGGGATTCGGATTTCAAGGCGCTGGTCTCGGTGCTGGCCAGGATTTCCCCCTCCGAAATCGCGGCGGAGCGCAAAACCGCCGCCGCGCTGGAGGCCGTAAAGGGCGGCGCGGCGCTCACAATACTGCCCCCCTATTCCGGCGATACTGCCGCGCCGCAGAACTGGCCCTCGCGCGAAATCTGGGCCAACCGCCAGCTTGCGCTAAAGGCCGCGCTGCGCGCCGCGCGCTACGTGTCGGAAAACGAGCCGCGGCTTAAAGACGCGCTGGTCCCCTCGCTGCGGGAGCCCGCCTCCTGCCTTCAGATGGACGAGAGCGCCGTGCGCACGCTGGAGCTTGTGGAATCCTCCTCCGGCGGCGGCAGGAAACATTCGCTTTTCGGCGTCCTCAACCACGCCGCCACGCCGATGGGCGCGCGGCTGCTGCGGGAATGGATATTGCAGCCGCTTATAGATTTGCCTTCCATACAGGCCCGCCAGAACTGCGTGTCAGAATTCTGCGAAAATGCCCAGTCCCGCCAGCAGCTTGAGCAAATGCTGCGCGAGATGTGCGATATAGAGCGCGCCATAAGCAGGGTCGCGGCGGCGGGGGCCTCTCCGCGCGATATGGGCGGGCTGCGCCGCTCGCTGCATTCGCTGGACGGGTTCAAAGCCTGGTTTGACAAAGGCGGCGCGGCAGTGGCGCCCCGGCTGTGGACGCGCTTTGAAGCGGCCTATCCCCCCCTCTGCGAAATGCGCGCGCTGCTGGACCAGTCGCTGAGCGACAATCCGCCGCAGCGCGTTTCCGACGGCGGCGCGATACGCGACGGCTATAACGCGGAGCTGGACGAGGCGCGCGGCTTCAAAAAAAACGCCCGCGCCAGCCTCGCCGGCATAGAAAAGCGCGAGCGCGAGCGCACCCAGATAAACACGCTTAAAGTGGGCTATAATTCGGTTTTCGGCTACTATATTGAAATCACCAAGGCCAATGTCTCCCGCGCGCCTTTTGATTATGTCCGCAAGCAGACCCTCGTAAACGCCGAGCGTTTCATAACCGAGGAGCTTAAGACGCTGGAGTCTAAAATACTTGGCGCCGAAGACAGGATTGCAAAGCTGGAAAAACATCTTTTTGACCAGCTGCGCGCCGCGCTGGCGGAGCGCATCTCGGATTTCCGCTCCTTTGCGCGCGCGGCGGCGGAGATAGACGTATACATTTCCCTTGCCAAAGCCGCCCGGCGCGGCGGCTGGCGCCGCCCGGAAGTGGATCTCAGCCGCGACCTTGAGATATGCGACGGACGCCACCCCGTGGTGGAGGCCGCGCTGCCCGCCGGCAGCTTTGTCCCCAACAGCATCAGCATCGGCGACAAAGAGCCGCAGATAATGATAATCACCGGCCCCAACATGAGCGGCAAAAGCGTATATCTGCGCCAGAACGCGCTGATAGCCGTGATGGCCCAGATGGGCGGGTTTGTTCCCGCGGCCTCGGCGCGGGTGGGACTGGTGGACAGGATAATGACCCGCATCGGCGCGCATGACGCGCTCAACCGCGGCGAATCCACTTTCATGGTTGAAATGCGCGAGACTGCCGTCATACTCAAAACCGCCACGGACCGCAGCCTGGTGCTTCTGGACGAGGTGGGGCGCGGCACCTCCACCTTTGACGGCATTTCCATCGCCTGGGCGGTGGTGGAAGGCCTGCGCAACCCCAAAGGCGGCCCCAAAACGCTTTTTGCCACGCATTATTTTGAGCTCACCGCGCTGGAGGAGAAATACCCCGGCATAAAGAACTTCAACGTGGACGTGCGAGAATTTGCGAACTCCTCCGGCAAAACCGAGATAGTGTTCCTGCACAAAATCGCCCCCGGCCCCGCCGACAAGTCCTACGGCATACATGTGGCGGAACTGGCCGGCCTTCCCCCCTCCTGCATAATGCGCGCCAGGAAAATGCTGGAGGAACTGGAAAGCAAGGCTGGAGTCGTTTCCTCCGGCCCGCCGCAACTGCCGATGTTTGAGGCGGAAAATCCGGTGCTGGGCGAAATCCGAAGCTGCGAGCCGGAAAAACTCACCCCGCTTGAGGCGCTGCATGTGATAGCGGAGTGGAAAAAGCGCCTTTCCTGA